The stretch of DNA GGTGCGGGCAAGTCCACACTGGGGCGGCTGCTCGCGGGCATCTACACGCCGCGGGCGGGTGAGGTCACCCTGGGCGGGGCGAGGCTCTCCGAGATGCCGCCCGAGCGGGTGCGGGCCGAGGTGGCCCTGGTCAACCAGGAGCACCACGTCTTCGTCGGCACCCTGCGGGACAACCTGCGGCTGGCCCGTCCCGGCGCGGACGACCAGGAGCTGCGTGCGGCGCTGGACGCGGTGGACGCGGGGCACTGGGCTGACGCCCTCCCTGACGGCCTCGACACCGCGGTGGGCTCCGGCGGCACCCAGCTCACCCCGGCCCAGGCCCAGCAACTGGCACTGGCCCGGCTGGTGCTGGCCGACCCGCACACCCTGGTCCTCGACGAGGCCACCTCCCTGCTGGACCCCCGCGCGGCCCGCCACCTCGAACGGTCCCTGGCCCGGGTGCTGGACGGCCGCACGGTGATTGCCATCGCCCACCGCCTTCACACCGCGCACGACGCAGACCACATCGCCGTCGTGGAGGACGGCCGCATCACCGAACACGGCAGCCACCCCGACCTCATCGCAGCCGGCGGCGCCTACGCTGCGCTATGGCAGAGCTGGCGCGACGACGGCACGTGAACGCAGGTGCATGGTTGTTCGCGCAGTTCCCCGCGCCCCTGGGTAGGTGCAACTTCCCCTCGGCGGTTCAGTTGCAGCCCCTCAGGGGCGCGGGGAACTGCGCTGCCAACCATGCACCTTCGTAGAGGGCTGGTCGCGCAGTTCCCCGCGCCCCCTACGTGGTTGCATGGTCCGCGTTGTGGGTGTCGAAGACCTTGGGGCGGGCTGAGCGCAACGCAGTTGTTATTGCGCCGAGGAGGACGGCGTCGTCGCCGAGTTGGCTGGGGGCGACGCGGGGGCGGAGTGGGGTGAGCAGGTGGAGGGTGTCCTCCACCGTCTGCAGCAGCAGGTCCGCGCTGTGGCCGACGCCGCCGCCCAGGACCACCAGGTCCGGGTCCAGGACGGAGGACACCGCCGCGACGACATGCGCCAGCCGCTCCCCCTCCTGCCGCACCGCGGCCACCCCCGCGGGGTCGCCCCTCCGCGCCGCCTCGAACACCTGCTTGGCGGTCAGCGCCTGCGCGCCCGTCATCCCGAGCTCGCGAGCCCCACGGACCACCGCTTCGCCGGAGACCGCGTCCTCCAGGCTGCCCCGCCGCGGCGCGCCCTCCACCGGGGAGGGGCCGGACGGCGGCATCGGGTTGGTCAGCAGCGGCAGGAAGCCGATCTCGCCGGCCGCGCCGTGCGCCCCGCGGAACAGTTCGCCGTCGGCCACCACGCCCATGCCGAGCCCGGTGCCGATGAGGATGTAGACGAAGAGCCGGCTGTCCTTCCCCGCGCCGCAGGCGTACTCGCCGATCGCGGCCAGGTTGGCGTCATTGTGCAGGGTCAGCGAGGTGCCCAGGCCCTCC from Streptomyces sp. 846.5 encodes:
- a CDS encoding ROK family transcriptional regulator; translation: MTEHPADPPVDQRWNRRRLRSNNEWLLLERLRTAGPASRAQLARDSGLSKPTVSAALAALEQAGLAREAGTVAPDRGRTAVLYEADPTAGYVLGVDIGRAWLRLAVADLAGTVVAREDVPNKGRSGSAVADAVLAAAGRVTAAAGLDRGDIVEAVVGAPGVFDEQSGRVRYAVNLPGWGRSGLVAGMREGLGTSLTLHNDANLAAIGEYACGAGKDSRLFVYILIGTGLGMGVVADGELFRGAHGAAGEIGFLPLLTNPMPPSGPSPVEGAPRRGSLEDAVSGEAVVRGARELGMTGAQALTAKQVFEAARRGDPAGVAAVRQEGERLAHVVAAVSSVLDPDLVVLGGGVGHSADLLLQTVEDTLHLLTPLRPRVAPSQLGDDAVLLGAITTALRSARPKVFDTHNADHATT